CCGCCGCATCGTATCGGTGAGCTCGGTAACCATCAGACCGAAATTGAACTGCTGCACCTGGTCGCCCCCGAAATCGTGGATCATGATATAGAGGTCGTCACGAAGTGCCTCTCGGTCGCTCTCGTTGATCTGGATGCCGAACCCTTCAAGGGACTTGAGCATCAGCTCGATATCGTCGGTCACCAGTGCAAAGAGCAGGTTGATAAAGAGCTGCCGCTTTTCAGGGCGCAGGACACCGACAATGCCAAAGTCGAGGAATATAACGTCGCCCTCTTTTGTAACCAGCAGGTTCCCCGGGTGTGGATCACCGTGGAAGAAACCGTCCTCAAAGATCATCTTGAGGTACGCGTGGAAACCCCGGACACCGACCTCGTGGGGGTCAATGCCCAGGTCCCGGATCGCTTCAACATTGTCGATCCGCACTCCTTCGACATACTCCATCACCATTACGCGGGACGAGCAGTACTCCCAGTATATCTTCGGGAACCGGATGCCGGGAACGTTAACGAAATTGCGGGACATCCTCTCGGCGTTGCGGGCGTCCCGCATGAAGTCGAGTTCCTTTCGTATCTGCTGGGCAAAGTCCTCGACCATGCCGATGGGATTGTATAACCGAACCTCGGGAAAGACTGCATCAAATCGCTCTGCCATCGACATAAGGATTGCAAGGTCGGTCTCGATAACATCGGGAATGCCGGGGCGCTGGACTTTGACTGCAACCCTCGTCCCGTCCTTAAGCACGGCGCAGTGGACCTGCCCGATTGATGCGGATGCAAGCGGTGCCTCGTCAATCTCGAGGAACCAGTCATCTATATCCGGGCAGGTCTGGAGGATCACGCCCTTGACATCAGAAAAGGGCAGCGGTTTGGCATGGTCCTGCAGTTTTTTGAGCTCTTCGATGAGCTCCGGCGGCAGGAGCTCCGTCCTCGTGCTCATGATCTGCCCGAACTTGACAAACGTCGGGCCGAGCTCTTCGACTGCGAGACGTATCCTCTCGTAAACGGTTGAGGTCTCAGACGGGCCGCCGGGGGTGGGGAGACGGAACCGGGATTTTCCCGGGAACAATTTCTCCAGCGCTATGCCAAAACCGTATTTGCCCAAGATGTCCACGATCTGGGCGTACCGCCGGATCTGTGTGACCATGCGTAGTGGTTGGTTGTCAGCCTACTTAACCATCACTTCTTAAATATCGTGTTGAATACAACAATTATGACCAATCGTAGCCTCAAACGAGGCGGAGATTTGTCTATTTAGGGATTGGCTGTGTTAACACTACTTCGAAGAACTCTGATGAGTTCTTCTCCAGTCTCACCACTTCGTGGTTCGACAATTCAAAGATTCTTTTAGAATATTCTCGTGTCTTATCTCTCCGATATTCGGCAATTCGAA
Above is a genomic segment from Methanoregula sp. containing:
- a CDS encoding AarF/ABC1/UbiB kinase family protein; this encodes MVTQIRRYAQIVDILGKYGFGIALEKLFPGKSRFRLPTPGGPSETSTVYERIRLAVEELGPTFVKFGQIMSTRTELLPPELIEELKKLQDHAKPLPFSDVKGVILQTCPDIDDWFLEIDEAPLASASIGQVHCAVLKDGTRVAVKVQRPGIPDVIETDLAILMSMAERFDAVFPEVRLYNPIGMVEDFAQQIRKELDFMRDARNAERMSRNFVNVPGIRFPKIYWEYCSSRVMVMEYVEGVRIDNVEAIRDLGIDPHEVGVRGFHAYLKMIFEDGFFHGDPHPGNLLVTKEGDVIFLDFGIVGVLRPEKRQLFINLLFALVTDDIELMLKSLEGFGIQINESDREALRDDLYIMIHDFGGDQVQQFNFGLMVTELTDTMRRYRLRVPMNLMLLLKVFVMVLDIGIRLDPFFNFGKEITPYLTKLADTNNLSAAYLKRASNSMMEAVDGMFDLPRNVNLMLKRLSTGTVRLEVVDTDIQKLQMALDRASDKLMIGLVVAALVVGSSLVLISSSLTLPNEVFWLAILGYSAAVLVGFYAIYHVIFLKFRLER